Sequence from the Candidatus Alcyoniella australis genome:
TCGAAGTAGCGTTCGACCCACTGGTCGACCAAGTCTGTCAACGCGCCGATCCGCAGGTTGATTTTCACCACGCGAACCGCGCTGTTGACCCGTGCGTGCTCAATCACGATTTCGAAAATGCTGCGGACCACCGGCAATTCGTGCATTGCAGGCATTATGCACATCTGTGGGCTTTGCAAGTCAATCCAGGCTTGTGGTCAGCCCGTTGCGAACAGTACAATGCCGCTCGATCACCCCATCGTACGCGACGTCATGCAAGCATCCGAACGGTTTCAGGTCAGATACCGCCTACAGGCGGCAGCCGACGACGCCCAGCGCATCGCCGAGCAGATCTGCCTGGAGCAAACCGTGGAGGTCGTGCCGCAGTTGGCCGCGGACCATGCGATTCAACAACAGATCGTCGGTCGCATCCAGCGCCTGACCACTATCGACGATTCGACCACCGACGCGCTTATCAGCTACCCCGCGCAGATCGCGGACCATAACCTGCCGCAGTTGCTCAACGTGCTGTTCGGCAACATCTCGCTGCAATCGGGGATCAGGGTTGTGGAGCTCGAGCTGCCGCAATCAATGCTCGATGCGCTTCCCGGTCCGCGTTTCGGGGTGACCGGCCTGCGCGAGCTGGTCAACGTGCACGACCGGCCGCTACTCGCCGCGGTGCTCAAGCCCATGGGGCGCAGCCCCTCCCAGCTCGCGGACTACGCCCACCAATTCGCCCTGGGCGGAATCGATCTGATTAAGGACGACCACGGCTTGGCCGACCAACGCTTCTGTCCGTTCGAGGAACGGGTCGAGCGCTGCGCCGCGGCGGTGGCGGAGGCCAACGCGCAGACCGGCGGCAACGCGCTGTACGCAGCCAACTTGATCGCGCCCTGCGACAGACTGATCCAACGCGCCCATCGCGCGAAGCAGCTCGGCGCGCGCGGTCTGGTTCTCGCACCGATGATCCTCGGACTTGATTGGCTGCGCGCCCTGGCAACGGACCGCGAACTGCGGCTGCCGCTGATCGCTCACCCCGGACTCAGCGGCTCGTTCGTCAACCCGCCGCAGCACGGCATCGCCCCGGGCGTGCTGCTGGGTACGCTGTTCCGACTGGCCGGGGCCGACGTCTCGATCTTCCCCAGCTTTGACGGCCGCTTCGGATTATCAAAGCAGACTTGCATGCAGATCGCTGCGGCCTGCTCGGCGCCCCTTGGCGACAAGCGTCCGAGCATGCCCGGCCCGGCGGGCGGAGTGCGCCTGGATAACGTCCCGGCCAAGCTCGAGGCCTACGGCCTTGATCACCTGCTGCTGGTCGGCTCGGATCTCTACGTCCGCTCGCACGACCTGACAGCCAACGCCCGCGAGCTGGTGGAGAAAATCAGCGGGCGCTGATCGGCCCGAATTCGGACTTGACTGCAAGCCCCGCTCCGCCTATATTTCTGCCTCCTGAAAGCGCCGTGGGGCTGTAGCTCAGTTGGAAGAGCGCTTGAATGGCATTCAAGAGGTCGGGAGTTCGACTCTCCTCAGCTCCACCAAATCAGGTTTTAACGGCGCGGCAGCTCCGGCCGCGCCTTTGTAGTCCAGGCTATGTGCCGGAGTGGCGGAGCTGGTAGACGCAGGGGACTCAAAATCCCCCGGGCCTTGTGCCTGTGAGGGTTCGAATCCCTCCTCCGGCACCACAATTATCTATCCTACAATTGTGCTACCGCGCGATTTTTCGCGGATTCGGGTTGCGATAGACCAGCACCGAGTCGGGCGACCCGCGCGCGGTGATACAGCGCACATGATCCCAGCTCTGATCGAGCCGATCGCCGATGTGCTCTGGCAGCTGCCCTTTGCGGCTGAGCTCGACCACGGCGATTTTGCTCTGATCCAGGTAGCGATCCATGTCGCGGAAGTTGGACGATGCGGTGCGGGTCAGCGGCGCGATGTAATACTGCGAGTAATGGTTCTCGCGATCGATCAGGAAATTGTAGGTCGGCGTGGTGCTCAACAGCAGGTCGTGCGGCTCGAGCTGGTTTTCCAGGCAGCGCGCGATTTCGAGCTGGTACTGCAACGAGTTGTCGTGGTTGTAGTAGTAGTTGAGGATGCCCGTGCGCTCGTCGTACAGCTCGCCGTATCCGTAACGCGCGCGGCGGATGATCCCGTACTGATACGAGATCATGCCCACCAACGCCAGGGCGACCAGCAGTCGCATCCACCAACCGCGTTTCGCGGTCAGCGCATAATCGACCGCCGATCCGGCCAGCAGCGCCACGATCGGCAGGGCGTAGAGCGTGTAGTGCTGAAAGAAGTCGCCGGTCCAAAGCCAAAACAGAATCACGAACAGCAGGCTCAGCGCGGCCAGCAGCAACCCGCTCTCGCGCTTGATCGCCGCGCGCAATAATCCCGCAGCCC
This genomic interval carries:
- a CDS encoding RuBisCO large subunit C-terminal-like domain-containing protein; translated protein: MPLDHPIVRDVMQASERFQVRYRLQAAADDAQRIAEQICLEQTVEVVPQLAADHAIQQQIVGRIQRLTTIDDSTTDALISYPAQIADHNLPQLLNVLFGNISLQSGIRVVELELPQSMLDALPGPRFGVTGLRELVNVHDRPLLAAVLKPMGRSPSQLADYAHQFALGGIDLIKDDHGLADQRFCPFEERVERCAAAVAEANAQTGGNALYAANLIAPCDRLIQRAHRAKQLGARGLVLAPMILGLDWLRALATDRELRLPLIAHPGLSGSFVNPPQHGIAPGVLLGTLFRLAGADVSIFPSFDGRFGLSKQTCMQIAAACSAPLGDKRPSMPGPAGGVRLDNVPAKLEAYGLDHLLLVGSDLYVRSHDLTANARELVEKISGR